One genomic window of Mercenaria mercenaria strain notata chromosome 2, MADL_Memer_1, whole genome shotgun sequence includes the following:
- the LOC123564997 gene encoding dual specificity mitogen-activated protein kinase kinase 6-like isoform X2, whose amino-acid sequence MSGQGRRKRPPGLTIQKIPEPQPATPPRDLDSKATIRIDEKEFEIEANDLEFMCVLGRGAYGVVEKVRHRHTNTIMAVKRITATVNTMEQKRLLMDLDISMRSGSCPYTVTFYGALFREGDVWICMEVMDASLDKFYQTVYNNDRSIPEDVLGKISYAVIKALDYLHTELHVIHRDVKPSNILINRKGQVKICDFGISGYLVDSVAKTIEAGCKPYMAPERIDPQTGQQGYDIKSDVWSFGITMIELASGKFPYAASPTPFEQLKQVVKDPPPKLPAGKFSSDFEDFIAQCLKKSVSERASYQMLLQHPFLQKAEKSEVDMSSYVTEVLKDVKTNDGASGQ is encoded by the exons GTCGTAGAAAACGACCCCCTGGGTTAACCATTCAGAAGATTCCTGAACCCCAACCAGCTAC acCTCCAAGAGATCTAGATTCCAAAGCTACAATCAGAATAGATGAGAAGGAATTTGAAATTGAGGCAAATGATTTGGAGTTTATGTGTGTACTTGGCCGAGGGGCCTATGGGGTTGTGGAGAAAGTTCGGCATAGACATACCAATACAATCATGGCTGTTAAA AGAATTACAGCCACAGTGAACACAATGGAACAGAAGAGATTGTTGATGGATTTGGACATATCAATGAGGAGTGGATCCTGCCCATACACTGTCACATTTTATGGTGCCCTCTTTAGAGAG GGAGATGTATGGATATGTATGGAAGTGATGGATGCATCATTAGATAAATTTTACCAAACAGTTTACAATAACGACCGGAGTATACCAGAAGATGTCTTAGGGAAAATCTCATATGCT GTTATAAAGGCCTTGGATTACCTTCATACAGAATTACATGTTATACATAGAGACGTTAAACCctcaaatatattaataaatagaAAAGGACAAGTAAAAATCTGTGATTTTGGAATTAGTGGTTACCTCGTAGATTCTGTGGCAAAAACTATAGAAGCTGGATGTAAACCTTACATGGCA ccaGAGAGGATAGATCCTCAGACAGGCCAGCAAGGTTATGATATTAAATCTGATGTCTGGAGCTTTGGAATCACTATG ATAGAGTTAGCCTCAGGGAAATTCCCATATGCTGCCTCCCCGACTCCATTTGAGCAACTCAAGCAGGTGGTAAAGGATCCGCCACCAAAATTGCCTGCTGGAAAATTCTCATCAGACTTTGAAGACTTTATTGCTCAGTG TCTAAAGAAGTCAGTGTCGGAGAGAGCCAGCTACCAGATGTTATTGCAGCATCCATTCTTGCAAAAGGCGGAAAAATCCGAAGTTGACATGTCCAGTTACGTTACCGAGGTGCTAAAGGACGTGAAAACAAATGACGGCGCATCAGGACAATGA
- the LOC123564997 gene encoding dual specificity mitogen-activated protein kinase kinase 6-like isoform X1 has protein sequence MLKVCSGFNPSTEMSAKKLKGVGKLSRRKRPPGLTIQKIPEPQPATPPRDLDSKATIRIDEKEFEIEANDLEFMCVLGRGAYGVVEKVRHRHTNTIMAVKRITATVNTMEQKRLLMDLDISMRSGSCPYTVTFYGALFREGDVWICMEVMDASLDKFYQTVYNNDRSIPEDVLGKISYAVIKALDYLHTELHVIHRDVKPSNILINRKGQVKICDFGISGYLVDSVAKTIEAGCKPYMAPERIDPQTGQQGYDIKSDVWSFGITMIELASGKFPYAASPTPFEQLKQVVKDPPPKLPAGKFSSDFEDFIAQCLKKSVSERASYQMLLQHPFLQKAEKSEVDMSSYVTEVLKDVKTNDGASGQ, from the exons GTCGTAGAAAACGACCCCCTGGGTTAACCATTCAGAAGATTCCTGAACCCCAACCAGCTAC acCTCCAAGAGATCTAGATTCCAAAGCTACAATCAGAATAGATGAGAAGGAATTTGAAATTGAGGCAAATGATTTGGAGTTTATGTGTGTACTTGGCCGAGGGGCCTATGGGGTTGTGGAGAAAGTTCGGCATAGACATACCAATACAATCATGGCTGTTAAA AGAATTACAGCCACAGTGAACACAATGGAACAGAAGAGATTGTTGATGGATTTGGACATATCAATGAGGAGTGGATCCTGCCCATACACTGTCACATTTTATGGTGCCCTCTTTAGAGAG GGAGATGTATGGATATGTATGGAAGTGATGGATGCATCATTAGATAAATTTTACCAAACAGTTTACAATAACGACCGGAGTATACCAGAAGATGTCTTAGGGAAAATCTCATATGCT GTTATAAAGGCCTTGGATTACCTTCATACAGAATTACATGTTATACATAGAGACGTTAAACCctcaaatatattaataaatagaAAAGGACAAGTAAAAATCTGTGATTTTGGAATTAGTGGTTACCTCGTAGATTCTGTGGCAAAAACTATAGAAGCTGGATGTAAACCTTACATGGCA ccaGAGAGGATAGATCCTCAGACAGGCCAGCAAGGTTATGATATTAAATCTGATGTCTGGAGCTTTGGAATCACTATG ATAGAGTTAGCCTCAGGGAAATTCCCATATGCTGCCTCCCCGACTCCATTTGAGCAACTCAAGCAGGTGGTAAAGGATCCGCCACCAAAATTGCCTGCTGGAAAATTCTCATCAGACTTTGAAGACTTTATTGCTCAGTG TCTAAAGAAGTCAGTGTCGGAGAGAGCCAGCTACCAGATGTTATTGCAGCATCCATTCTTGCAAAAGGCGGAAAAATCCGAAGTTGACATGTCCAGTTACGTTACCGAGGTGCTAAAGGACGTGAAAACAAATGACGGCGCATCAGGACAATGA